The DNA sequence CACCGGATGTTTGAATCCGTTGGCCCGGCAATGTTCGATCAGACTGTGGATCTGGCCCATACCGGTGCCGGCGGCAATCAGCACCAGCGGTCCGTCCGGCAGTTCCGCCAAATGAGTGTCGCCGAACGGCAGTTCAACCCGCACCATCGCGTTGCGCTTGAGCTGATCGATCAGGCTCAGCGCACTGGATTCGCGCGCCAGCACATGGATTTCCAGATCGCGCCCGCCGTGGGGCGCCGAGGCCATGGAGAACGCCGACTTCTCGCCGTTCTCGCGCTCGATCATCAGATACTGACCCGCGTGATAACGCGGCGGCTTGCCGGCCGGCGCACGCAGGCGCACGCGCCAGGTATCGCCACCGACGTCCCGGCATTCGATGACCTGACACGACACGCTGCGCACCGGCAGTTCTCCCAGCGCGAGCACGCCATCCCACAGCACGATGCAGTCTTCCAGCGGCTCCGCTATGCAAGTGTAGAACTCGCCGTGGTCGTGCACCTTGCCGGCCTGTTCGACCCGACCTTCCACCAGCAGCGCCGCACACACATGGCAATTGCCGTTGCGGCAGCTTTGCGGGCATTCGTAGCCCAGGCGCCGCGCACCATCGAGAATCCGCTCTCCGGGCTGTATCTCGAGCACCGCTCCGGAGGGCTGCAGGGTTACACGCATCAATCTATTCCTAACTGATTCCAGATGGCATCGATCCGTTGGGTGACGGCATCATCCTTGACGATAACGCGGCCCCACTCGCGAGTGGTTTCGCCCGGCCACTTGTGGGTGGCGTCCAGGCCCATCTTCGAGCCGAGTCCCGACACCGGCGAGGCGAAGTCGAGGTAGTCGATCGGCGTGTTGTCGATCATCACCGTGTCGCGCTTGGGGTCCATGCGCGTGGTGATGGCCCAGATCACGTCGTTCCAGTCCCGCGCGTTGATGTCGTCGTCGGTGACGATAACGAACTTGGTGTACATGAACTGTCGCAAAAACGACCAGACACCCAGCATCACGCGCTTGGCGTGGCCCGGATACGACTTCTTCATCGTCACCACGGCCATGCGGTACGAGCAACCTTCCGGCGGCAGGTAGAAGTCGGTGATCTCCGGGAACTGCTTCTGCAGGATCGGCACGAACACTTCGTTCAGCGCCACACCGAGAATCGCCGGCTCATCCGGTGGACGGCCGGTGTAGGTGCTGTGGTAGATCGGCTTGATCCGGTGGGTGATGCGCTCGACGGTGAACACCGGGAAGCTGTCGACTTCGTTGTAGTAACCGGTGTGGTCGCCGTACGGGCCTTCATCGGCCATTTCACCCGGATGGATCACGCCTTCAAGGATGATTTCGGCAGTGGCCGGCACTTGCAGATCATTGCCACGGCACTTCACCAGTTCCGTGCGGCTGTCGCGCAGCAGACCGGCGAAGGCGTATTCGGAGAGGCTGTCCGGCACAGGGGTGACTGCGCCGAGAATGGTCGCCGGATCCGCGCCGAGGGCCACGGACACCGGGAACGGCTGGCCCGGATGCTTCTCGCACCACTCACGAAAATCCAGCGCACCGCCACGGTGGCTGAGCCAGCGCATGATGACCTTGTTGCGGCCGATCACTTGCTGACGGTAAATGCCGAGGTTTTGCCGATCCTTGTTCGGACCTTTGGTGACCGTCAGGCCCCAGGTGATCAGCGGCGCCACGTCGCCCGGCCAGCAGGTCTGCACCGGCAGCATCGCCAGATCGACGTCGTCGCCTTCGATGACCACTTCCTGGCACTGCGCGTCTTTGACGACTTTCGGCGCCATCGCGATGATTTTGCGGAAGATCGGCAGCTTCGACCACGCGTCCTTCAAACCCTTCGGCGGCTCCGGTTCCTTGAGGAACGCCAGCAGCTTGCCGATTTCGCGCAGTTCGCTGACCGACTCGGCGCCCATGCCCATGGCGACCCGCTCGGGGGTGCCGAACAGGTTGCCGAGCACCGGGATGTCGTAACCGGTCGGCTTCTCGAACAGCAGCGCCGGGCCCTTGGCCCGCAGCGTGCGGTCGCACACTTCGGTCATTTCCAGCACCGGCGAGACGGGAATCTGGATGCGTTTCAACTCTCCGCGCTGCTCAAGCTGCTGCACGAAATCCCGAAGATCCTTGAATTTCATTGACGATGGCACCCTCAAAATAGGCGTACATCCTACCTGCTATGCCGGTCGCTGGCAGCCCGTCACTGCTTACTTGGCTGCATTCGCCTGACCTTTCCCAAGATTTGCCCTGGCCTGCAAGCCGACAAACAGCGGTTCGAGGATCGGCGCCACGAAGCGCGCACCGACCTCCGACAAGTGATTGTCATCGGTGTAGAGCGAGTAACCACTGAGCTCGGCACGGCACAGCCCCCTGTCATCGCATAGTTTCGGCGCCGGATCGACGACGCGCACCGCCGGGTCTTTCGCCAGATCGGCGAACAGCTGACTGATGAACGCCTGGCGCTTGTGGTGTTCGGCGACGTTCAGCCCGACTTCATCCACAGGACGATCCAGCATCGCCAGCCGCGTCAGACGGTACGGCGGACTGAAAGCCTGCAACGGCGCCTCTTTCACCAGCCAGACCCGATGCCCGCCTGCCCGCAACTGCGCCACCCGTGTGCGCAGTCCGTCAGCCAGGCGCCGCTCGGCGACGGCACGGTCGTAGTGCCCGTCAGGCGTCCTCAAGACATGGCCCAGATCACCTTTGGCATCGCCATAGAGATACAGACTCCAGCGTGCGACCAGCACCACATCACTGACTGCTTGCGGTTTGATTGCCTGCACCACTCGCTGGTTGAATCGCGCGCAGCGGGCGTCATGCTCAAGACCTTCCACCGGTATGCACCCCGGCGAACTGGCGAGGTTCACGCTGACGCCATGGGCTTTTGCGCCATCGTCGAACACGGGGATCAGCGCCGTGGCATGGCTGTCGCCCCAGACCAGCGCTCGCGGCAAGCGACTTTGCAACCCGTAATGACAGAACAGCTTGTCATCAGGGGTCTTGTCGTCAGCCAGGCACGCCATCAACTCTGGCCGCCAGTCTCGGCCCTTGGCGTATTGCAGCGCCTGATCCGAAAGGCGCCATGGCA is a window from the Pseudomonas gozinkensis genome containing:
- a CDS encoding CDP-6-deoxy-delta-3,4-glucoseen reductase is translated as MRVTLQPSGAVLEIQPGERILDGARRLGYECPQSCRNGNCHVCAALLVEGRVEQAGKVHDHGEFYTCIAEPLEDCIVLWDGVLALGELPVRSVSCQVIECRDVGGDTWRVRLRAPAGKPPRYHAGQYLMIERENGEKSAFSMASAPHGGRDLEIHVLARESSALSLIDQLKRNAMVRVELPFGDTHLAELPDGPLVLIAAGTGMGQIHSLIEHCRANGFKHPVHLYWGVRRPEDFYEIEHWDEWLKLPNLFLHKVVSDQCGWEGRCGMLHEAVCEDFPDLKPLHVYASGSPAMVYGTLDALVEAGMDAHQMRADVFAYAPRS
- the ubiD gene encoding 4-hydroxy-3-polyprenylbenzoate decarboxylase, whose product is MKFKDLRDFVQQLEQRGELKRIQIPVSPVLEMTEVCDRTLRAKGPALLFEKPTGYDIPVLGNLFGTPERVAMGMGAESVSELREIGKLLAFLKEPEPPKGLKDAWSKLPIFRKIIAMAPKVVKDAQCQEVVIEGDDVDLAMLPVQTCWPGDVAPLITWGLTVTKGPNKDRQNLGIYRQQVIGRNKVIMRWLSHRGGALDFREWCEKHPGQPFPVSVALGADPATILGAVTPVPDSLSEYAFAGLLRDSRTELVKCRGNDLQVPATAEIILEGVIHPGEMADEGPYGDHTGYYNEVDSFPVFTVERITHRIKPIYHSTYTGRPPDEPAILGVALNEVFVPILQKQFPEITDFYLPPEGCSYRMAVVTMKKSYPGHAKRVMLGVWSFLRQFMYTKFVIVTDDDINARDWNDVIWAITTRMDPKRDTVMIDNTPIDYLDFASPVSGLGSKMGLDATHKWPGETTREWGRVIVKDDAVTQRIDAIWNQLGID